A region from the Candidatus Hydrogenedentota bacterium genome encodes:
- a CDS encoding 4-hydroxy-tetrahydrodipicolinate reductase, whose translation MKICMAGALGRMGRRILEMTVAADDAEIGSAFDAPSNAGTVLSVGAESGAPHPVIVLGSAAEAVAQADVMIDFTYAGVCLDNVRAAAAAGIPSVIGTTGLNEAQMNELREIATKLPIVYAPNMSRGVNLLFYLTTVAAEKLGLDYNCEVMEIHHNLKKDSPSGTAVRLAENAAAALGLDYAKDTAHGREGLIGERPRNEIGMHALRGGDVIGDHTVFFFGQGERIELSHKSSTRDHYANGALTAARFALNAKPGFYDMQDVLGLR comes from the coding sequence ATGAAGATTTGCATGGCGGGCGCTTTGGGCCGCATGGGTCGGCGTATTTTGGAGATGACGGTGGCGGCGGACGACGCGGAGATCGGCAGTGCCTTCGATGCCCCGTCGAACGCGGGCACGGTATTGTCCGTAGGCGCCGAATCCGGCGCGCCCCATCCTGTAATCGTGCTCGGCAGCGCGGCCGAGGCCGTGGCCCAGGCCGATGTGATGATCGACTTCACGTATGCGGGCGTGTGCCTGGACAACGTGCGCGCGGCGGCCGCGGCGGGGATTCCGTCGGTCATCGGCACCACCGGCCTGAATGAAGCCCAGATGAATGAACTGCGCGAAATCGCGACGAAGCTTCCCATCGTGTATGCGCCCAATATGAGCCGTGGCGTAAACCTTCTATTCTATCTCACTACAGTGGCGGCGGAGAAGTTGGGTCTCGACTATAACTGCGAAGTGATGGAAATCCACCACAATCTAAAGAAGGACAGCCCCAGCGGCACGGCGGTGCGCCTCGCGGAGAACGCGGCGGCGGCCCTCGGTCTCGACTATGCCAAGGACACGGCCCACGGACGCGAGGGCCTCATCGGCGAACGTCCCCGGAATGAAATCGGCATGCACGCCCTCCGCGGCGGCGATGTCATCGGCGATCACACCGTGTTCTTCTTCGGCCAGGGCGAGCGGATTGAGCTGTCCCACAAGTCCTCGACGCGCGATCACTATGCGAACGGCGCCCTCACCGCGGCGCGCTTTGCGCTGAACGCAAAACCGGGATTCTACGACATGCAGGACGTACTGGGGCTTCGGTAA